The Bos javanicus breed banteng chromosome 11, ARS-OSU_banteng_1.0, whole genome shotgun sequence genome includes a window with the following:
- the DUSP11 gene encoding RNA/RNP complex-1-interacting phosphatase, which translates to MSQWHHVGGHWGQDRVFSGYSSAKKKGGNHIPDRWKDYLPVGQRMPGTRFIAFKVPLKKSFEKHLAPEECFSPLDLFNKIQEQNEELGLIIDLTYTRRYYKPEELPENFPYLKIYTVGHQVPDDDTIFKFKNAVNGFLRENKDNDRLIGVHCTHGVNRTGYLICRYLIDVEGMRPDDAIELFSRCRGHCLERQNYIDDLRNGPIRKNWDSSISRTRGFEDSTHMMEPVFTATKPVNRRPKHNIHQTQGYPEPRHFHTWTQDLQQSERKFSRNWNIYQRCHVPPPGPPGEDYFQRRYSWNVKPSAGQGGPNKRFSPGSYYRVPYSAYYRWTK; encoded by the exons ATGAGCCAGTGGCATCATGTCGGTGGTCACTGGGGCCAGGATCGCGTCTTTTCTGGATATTCGTCAGCCAAGAAGAAGGGCGGAAACCACATCCCCGACAG gtGGAAAGACTACCTCCCAGTTGGACAGAGGATGCCTGGGACTCGTTTCATTGCTTTCAAAGTTCCTTTGAAAAAG AGTTTTGAAAAGCATCTTGCCCCAGAAGAATGTTTTTCCCCCTTGGATCTTTTTAACAAAATCCAAGAACAGAATGAAGAACTTGGACTGATTATTGACTTAACATATACTCGCCGCTATTATAAGCCAGAG GAATTACCAGaaaattttccttatttaaaaatttatacagTTGGGCATCAGGTTCCTGATGATGAcactatttttaaattcaaaaatgcTGTTAATGGGTTtttgagagaaaataaagataatg ACAGACTTATTGGTGTCCACTGTACCCATGGTGTAAACAGGACTGGCTACCTCATCTGCAG GTATTTGATTGATGTAGAAGGCATGAGGCCAGATGATGCAATTGAAT TATTCAGTAGGTGCCGTGGGCATTGCTTAGAAAGGCAAAACTACATTGATGACCTTCGGAACGGTCCCATCAGAAA GAATTGGGATTCCAGTATATCTAGAACAAGAGGTTTTGAAGATTCAACACATATGATGGAGCCAGTTTTCACAGCTACTAAGCCTGTTAACCGAAGACCTAAGCATAACATACATCAGACCCAAGGTTACCCAGAACCTCGGCATTTCCATACCTGGACTCAAGATTTACAGCAGTCAGAAAG aaaattttcccGGAATTGGAACATTTACCAGAGATGCCATGTCCCTCCTCCTGGTCCGCCTGGAGAGGACTATTTCCAGAGGAGATACTCTTGGAATGTAAAGCCAAGTGCCGGTCAAGGAGGCCCGAACAAAAGGTTTTCTCCTGGCAGTTACTACAGAGTACCCTATTCAGCCTATTACAGATGGACCAAGTGA